In the Wyeomyia smithii strain HCP4-BCI-WySm-NY-G18 chromosome 2, ASM2978416v1, whole genome shotgun sequence genome, one interval contains:
- the LOC129725179 gene encoding putative mediator of RNA polymerase II transcription subunit 26: protein MVQWFDPVLLLATLLVTSGSTAKRDEYDINIKHGSFKIHQKHINARPFKESNREEHGSIGQNNPQIGYKKEVSMSGDSQQWMKGERRPLGKMEIKKVTVIGGSKNGSFNQGSRSGNRAMKGTRQTGGNMGWSYSTTYGADESMTTELPLHKFGSRQMMSSKKVIKPLKRPLKEYNWISTTPGYQNYVTTIMSKEEEVEKEGFIDGLDKIPLRDTSTAIYDKINQQSSGKKTILEDYDLHRTTKATTMATSTEAAKTTTVAPVTPDLLFRNPQLRVPFDSDKTGPVQFPTAKETSSTTLFPCVSTTSTTTTTTTTTPAPTTTTTARNFILSQYAKEEEDKNAVYLLIKYVKPKLPGEKPTAHLVDIFGPPSQTKLNKERGRFRNNFERSDFGFSTNDLLESLRNIHFDSGEKTTTGYAVSEETDDDERLVVTKPPLPVGSSPQSKQKASSTGSNDTRFNQNGPTVGQANTSGLSASFTFQPDRLAQNYVEQQKENERHRQRLSQIVVNDVITTQSSQLPNSPDVSATLPNQIIPLSQPTQAMIQAGFLLPTILWGIAATQQHERQQLQLQQQQQQQQLQQQLLQQQQLQQQQLQQQQLQQQQSQQQQLVKQQQIQQQQIKQQQPEQQQYQQQQPEQPRYQQQQQDQRQFQQQQPEQEQFQQQQPEQQRYQQQQQQPEQLQYQQQKSEPPRYQQHIISDQRQFQQQSQQPRFQQKSEQQQFQQQQPEQQRYQQQQQLEQLQYQQQKPEQARYQQQEQPEQRQFQQQAEQPRFQQKTEQQQYQQQQPEQPRFQQKPEQQQYQQQQPEQPRFQQQQQPEQQRYQQTLPQIQPTVDLFTPRPKAVQTQPPRSSENRYKEQDLSSIHLNHDSINSLEESDANDIGALRDSYGRLLGENARNFDENEPTQRPSTQNIENTNASFEEFDGTTDPLELTEILVRRNGGLTVDQFNKLFRDFLTRELTESDLRNNYETVSTIREKGTDEEQIESNSSQEQQQSEEGVNEISNSYESNDSEQGIKVQINKTPVRFEPIVKIGYGGSKSHQGVYKSPKFYEKFKGTSSQEIQQEQQQQQWASTELSQSTTTGSYTDSPLFGFVASRNTANQQQNLESKQIQDTPPQQQQTLQENNLGTGPNESGHREAGLSYIKFEKFN, encoded by the exons ATGGTCCAG TGGTTTGATCCAGTTCTACTGCTGGCAACACTGCTGGTAACCTCTGGAAGTACGGCGAAACGAGATGAGTATGATATCAACATTAAGCACGGTTCCTTCAAGATTCACCAGAAACACATCAATGCACGACCTTTCAAGGAAAGCAATCGGGAAGAGCATGGATCTATTGGTCAAAACAATCCACAGATTGGTTACAAGAAAGAAGTGTCAATGTCAGGAGATTCGCAACAATGGATGAAAGGTGAAAGGCGTCCTCTTGGTAAAATGGAAATCAAAAAGGTTACAGTTATCGGAGGTTCCAAGAATGGATCATTCAACCAGGGATCTCGAAGTGGGAATCGAGCGATGAAGGGTACGCGGCAAACCGGTGGCAACATGGGATGGTCCTATTCAACAACGTATGGCGCTGATGAGTCCATGACCACTGAACTTCCCCTCCACAAGTTCGGAAGCAGGCAAATGATGAGTTCCAAGAAGGTAATTAAACCCCTTAAGCGACCATTAAAGGAGTACAACTGGATTTCTACCACTCCCGGATATCAGAATTACGTTACAACGATCATGTCGAAGGAAGAAGAAGTTGAAAAGGAGGGTTTTATTGACGGTCTAGACAAAATTCCACTGCGGGATACGTCAACTGCTATATATGATAAAATTAACCAACAAAGTTCTGGaaaaaaaaccattttggaGGACTATGACCTACACCGAACGACGAAGGCAACTACTATGGCAACGTCTACGGAAGCAGCCAAAACTACTACTGTTGCTCCAGTTACTCCAGATTTATTATTCCGCAATCCTCAACTAAGAGTTCCTTTCGATAGTGATAAAACTGGACCGGTGCAATTTCCGACTGCGAAAGAAACAAGTTCAACGACTTTATTTCCTTGCGTAAGTACTACTAGTACCACGACTACAACAACTACAACTACTCCAGCACCTACGACTACGACAACCGCTAGGAATTTTATTCTGTCACAGTATGctaaagaagaagaagataagAATGCCGTTTATCTTTTGATTAAATACGTAAAACCAAAACTTCCTGGTGAGAAACCAACAGCCCATCTTGTAGACATCTTTGGTCCGCCGAGTCAAACAAAGCTGAACAAGGAGCGAGGTCGTTTCCGAAACAATTTTGAGCGATCTGATTTTGGGTTTTCTACCAATGACTTGTTGGAAAGCTTGAGAAATATACATTTTGATAGTGGTGAGAAAACGACAACTGGTTACGCAGTCAGCGAAGAGACGGACGATGATGAACGGTTGGTGGTCACTAAACCGCCGCTCCCAGTAGGGAGTTCTCCTCAAAGTAAACAAAAGGCATCGAGTACTGGTTCTAATGACACCCGATTCAATCAAAACGGACCAACTGTGGGTCAAGCAAATACGTCCGGACTCTCCGCGAGTTTTACGTTTCAGCCAGATCGGCTAGCTCAGAATTATGTCGAGCAGCAGAAGGAGAATGAGCGTCATCGTCAGCGGCTTAGTCAGATTGTAGTGAATGATGTGATAACAACTCAATCTAGTCAGTTACCGAACTCACCAGACGTTTCGGCAACATTACCAAATCAAATCATTCCACTCAGTCAACCGACGCAGGCGATGATTCAAGCAGGGTTCCTCCTTCCCACTATACTGTGGGGAATAGCAGCCACTCAACAGCACGAGCGTCAGCAGTTGCAActacaacagcaacagcaacaacagcaacttCAACAACAGCTATTGCAGCAGCAGCAACTCCAACAGCAGCAACTTCAGCAACAGCAGCTTCAGCAGCAGCAAAGTCAACagcagcaactggtgaaacagCAGCAGATTCAACAACAGCAAATCAAACAGCAGCAACCGGAGCAACAACAATATCAGCAACAGCAACCAGAGCAGCCACggtatcaacaacaacaacaagatcagagacaatttcaacaacaacaaccagaGCAGGAACAATTCCAACAGCAACAACCAGAGCAGCAAAGAtatcagcaacaacaacagcaaccagAGCAGCTTCAGTATCAACAACAGAAGTCAGAGCCGCCACGGTATCAGCAGCACATAATATCTGACCAACGACAATTTCAGCAACAGTCACAGCAGCCCAGGTTTCAACAAAAATCAGAACAgcaacaattccaacaacagCAACCAGAGCAGCAACGGTATCAACAGCAACAACAGTTGGAGCAGCTTCAATATCAACAACAGAAGCCAGAGCAGGCACGGTATCAGCAGCAAGAACAGCCAGAGCAGCGACAATTTCAACAACAGGCAGAGCAGCCAAGGTTCCAACAAAAAACGGAACAGCAACAATATCAGCAACAACAACCAGAGCAGCCACGGTTTCAACAAAAACCAGAGCAGCAACAATATCAGCAACAGCAACCAGAGCAGCCACGGtttcaacaacaacagcagccaGAGCAGCAACGATATCAACAAACCCTGCCACAGATTCAACCCACTGTCGATTTGTTTACCCCTCGTCCAAAAGCAGTGCAAACCCAACCGCCGCGGAGCTCTGAAAATAGGTACAAAGAGCAAGACCTGTCCAGTATACACCTGAATCATGATTCTATTAACTCGCTAGAAGAATCTGATGCAAATGATATTGGTGCATTGCGAGACAGTTATGGACGATTGCTGGGTGAAAATGCTCGAAATTTCGATGAAAACGAGCCGACTCAGCGTCCGAGTACGCAAAATATAGAGAACACGAATGCATCGTTCGAAGAATTCGACGGAACAACGGACCCACTTGAACTAACAGAAATACTCGTGCGTCGGAACGGAGGACTGACCGTCGATCAATTCAACAAACTGTTTAGAGACTTTTTAACAAGAGAACTTACAGAAAGTGACCTTCGCAATAATTACGAAACTGTGAGTACTATTCGCGAAAAAGGCACGGATGAAGAGCAGATAGAATCAAACAGTTCTCAGGAACAGCAACAGTCGGAAGAAGGTGTAAACGAAATCTCAAACTCATACGAGTCGAATGATTCTGAGCAGGGAATTAAAGTGCAGATCAATAAAACACCTGTCCGGTTCGAGCCGATCGTCAAAATTGGATATGGAGGTTCAAAATCTCATCAAGGCGTCTACAAGTCACCAAAGTTCTACGAAAAATTCAAGGGAACCAGTAGTCAGGAGATTCAGCaagaacaacaacagcagcagtggGCTTCTACTGAGCTATCGCAAAGTACTACAACTGGGTCATACACCGATAGTCCCCTGTTTGGATTTGTGGCTTCTAGAAACACTGCCAATCAACAGCAGAACCTggaaagcaaacaaattcaaGATACTCCCCCTCAGCAGCAACAAACGCTGCAGGAAAACAACTTAGGTACTGGACCTAATGAAAGTGGCCATCGGGAAGCCGGACTTAGTTATATTAAGTTTGAAAAGTTCAACTAA